The following coding sequences are from one Capsicum annuum cultivar UCD-10X-F1 chromosome 3, UCD10Xv1.1, whole genome shotgun sequence window:
- the LOC107864451 gene encoding putative late blight resistance protein homolog R1A-3 isoform X1: MVQNDIDDALDQLGMIKSGGDLSSVELDEIEDLELELRFLRTFIKYKNVLLPDSLVKITEKAQRIVKEIDFGIIPDELISQLQEFVEGNTSSMCNFELDDSDLTKYMDYLDENLNDSLRLLFGEPDPDMAKEVKILKKQLPYIQKRMRFLRYLYGTEINGCVGHEKLKGLRTQIQLMAENVGHFYLSLFGDEDHTLVSSCLCLIVLVELEMKKIFHGELKASKFTQSKTFREKKLPKGFSHHLNSLLVNLRNNKLKNVASARNINVAIEFLLVFLSDVPNHVITGKRLNEALVKIGVVVGDMLCVIKEDASKTDDAMIQILDKVEDLKVEVEERYKSLKYSPSNEFPTVGGLSFLHSFLRKLNDMLKSESSLDFMMRPYIRILDEDLSYLTFVFRDVANAQHKHEEILIDLQRRTVNLAYEAEVSIDSIVAQCNALSHFFYSLPAIIKESKQILAKVKEMSFQNLPLKPFSVVEPSKHLPTHRSNPVNDEEIVGFANESEKIIQYLIRGTHEIDVVPIVGMGGQGKTTIARKVYNNGNIVHYFDVRAWCIISQSYNRRDLLQEIFCQVAGKEDKGDKEDILAYELKQSLTGKRYLIVLDDMWDGKAWDDLRFSFPDGNRSRIVITTRLEEVAKQVKHHIDPYSLPFLTPDDSLKLLQKKVFQQESCPPSLQDVSKAVAERCKGLPLVIVLVAGIIKRNKMEASWWHEVKNSLVSYHGESEGYSLSTMQLSYDNLPDHLRPCLLYMGMFLEDARIPVSELISLWIAECFVQNIESRRLEETAEGYLNDLISSNVVMVSGRKYNGKVKYCQVHDVVLHFCLNKSREEKFMLAVKGNPDRFQSSRWKDRRVGFNFTDEVFSLGSKTFRQSLRSVIMTHEGNSCDWKSFSQVSDMRLVKVLDLNCPCNAHIWLDIFRPLIQLKYLAVHSIENYDWELNLPHLETLIVRKIAKGSTLPTNFWKMEKLRHVETPEGIADRYKDKKGMFDESSKLENLRIFREVVIKEADNLKVLLRKCPNLQQLGISFMKAPTDDSTLGEDDYAKPFRINMESHTHLQSLSLFFPGSPVLGLQLPTNLKKLVLSMVPADRAVSFIAGLPVLEYLQLMNYQGWNKSKEWCIPPDITFHKLKLLKLKKLGTTTWDASEESFPQLETLVITYCYELKEIPLSFADIPTLKQVKLIGYWSDSLKTSAVRIKEDVIEHEGNDRIEIITK, encoded by the exons ATGGTTCAAAATGACATTGACGATGCATTAGATCAGCTAGGAATGATCAAGAGTGGAGGTGATCTGAGTAGCGTAGAGCTTGATGAAATTGAGGATCTTGAACTGGAGCTAAGATTTTTGAGGACCTTTATAAAGTACAAAAATGTTCTTTTGCCTGATTCCTTGGTCAAAATCACAGAGAAGGCCCAACGGATTGTgaaggagattgattttggtataatTCCAGATGAACTAATATCACAGTTGCAGGAATTCGTTGAAGGTAATACCAGTTCAATGTGCAATTTTGAGCTGGATGATTCTGATCTGACGAAATATATGGATTACCTTGACGAGAATCTAAATGATTCGCTGAGGCTTCTATTCGGTGAGCCTGACCCTGATATGGCAAAGGAAGTGAAAATCCTTAAGAAGCAGTTGCCTTACATTCAAAAGAGAATGAGGTTTCTAAGATACTTATATGGCACAGAGATAAATGGTTGTGTCGGCCATGAGAAGTTGAAAGGTTTGCGGACCCAAATTCAGTTAATGGCTGAAAATGTCGGACACTTCTATCTTTCTCTTTTTGGTGATGAAGATCATACACTTGTGTCTTCCTGTTTATGCCTGATTGTATTAGTGGAGCTGGAAATGAAGAAGATTTTTCATGGTGAACTGAAGGCTTCAAAGTTTACTCAATCAAAAACTTTCAGGGAAAAGAAATTACCAAAAGGATTTTCACATCATCTCAACAGTTTGCTGGTGAATCTTAGAAATAATAAACTTAAGAACGTTGCCTCTGCTCGAAACATTAATGTGGCAATAGAGTTCTTGTTGGTTTTTCTCAGTGATGTGCCAAATCATGTTATTACTGGCAAGAGGTTGAATGAAGCCTTAGTAAAGATTGGAGTTGTTGTGGGTGACATGCTTTGTGTAATCAAAGAAGATGCTAGCAAGACTGATGATGCTATGATACAAATATTGGATAAAGTTGAAGATCTAAAGGTAGAAGTGGAAGAGAGGTACAAATCCTTAAAATACAGTCCATCTAATGAGTTCCCCACAGTTGGTGGATTGAgctttcttcattcttttttaagGAAACTGAATGATATgttgaaatctgaatcaagtttAGATTTCATGATGAGACCCTATATTAGAATTTTAGATGAAGATCTTTCTTATCTAACATTTGTGTTCAGAGATGTTGCAAATGcacaacataaacatgaagaAATTCTTATAGATCTTCAAAGGCGTACTGTTAATTTGGCATACGAAGCTGAAGTATCCATCGACTCTATTGTTGCTCAATGTAATGCTCTTTCGCATTTTTTTTACTCGCTTCCTGCAATCATCAAAGAGAGCAAGCAAATTCTTGCGAAGGTGAAGGAGATGAGTTTTCAGAACCTTCCTCTTAAGCCCTTCTCTGTGGTAGAGCCATCTAAGCATCTTCCAACTCATCGTAGCAATCCTGTGAATGATGAGGAGATAGTTGGATTCGCGAATGAATCAGAAAAAATAATCCAATATCTGATTAGAGGTACCCATGAGATAGATGTCGTCCCAATTGTTGGCATGGGGGGACAAGGGAAAACGACTATTGCCAGAAAGGTGTACAATAATGGCAACATTGTTCACTATTTTGATGTTCGAGCATGGTGCATCATTTCCCAATCATATAACCGGAGGGACCTATTACAAGAGATTTTTTGTCAAGTTGCCGGCAAAGAGGATAAGGGAGATAAGGAAGACATCCTTGCTTACGAGTTGAAGCAAAGCCTAACGGGAAAGAGATATCTCATTGTCTTGGATGATATGTGGGATGGTAAGGCATGGGATGACTTAAGGTTTTCGTTTCCTGATGGAAATAGAAGCAGAATAGTTATAACAACTCGACTTGAGGAAGTGGCTAAGCAAGTCAAGCACCATATCGATCCTTATTCTCTTCCATTCCTCACACCTGATGACAGTCTGAAGTTGTTGCAGAAAAAGGTGTTTCAGCAGGAAAGTTGCCCTCCTTCACTACAAGATGTGAGTAAAGCAGTTGCGGAAAGATGCAAAGGATTGCCTCTGGTGATTGTTTTGGTTGCTGGAATAATCAAAAGGAATAAAATGGAAGCCTCTTGGTGGCATGAGGTTAAAAATTCTCTGGTTTCCTATCATGGTGAGTCTGAAGGATATAGTCTTTCGACTATGCAGTTAAGTTATGACAACTTACCTGACCATTTAAGACCGTGCCTTCTTTACATGGGGATGTTTCTGGAGGACGCAAGAATTCCAGTGTCTGAATTGATAAGTTTATGGATAGCGGAATGCTTCGTGCAGAATATTGAATCTAGGAGATTGGAAGAGACAGCTGAAGGTTACTTGAATGATCTCATTAGCAGTAACGTGGTGATGGTTTCAGGTAGAAAATACAATGGAAAAGTCAAATACTGCCAGGTTCATGATGTAGTTCTTCACTTTTGTTTGAATAAGAGTAGAGAAGAAAAGTTTATGCTGGCAGTTAAGGGAAATCCTGACCGATTTCAATCTTCCCGTTGGAAGGATAGACGAGTGGGTTTCAATTTCACTGATGAGGTTTTTAGTTTGGGCTCCAAAACTTTCCGCCAAAGCTTGAGGTCAGTGATAATGACGCATGAAGGAAATTCTTGTGATTGGAAGTCCTTCTCTCAGGTTAGTGACATGAGACTTGTTAAGGTCTTGGATTTGAATTGTCCTTGTAACGCTCACATTTGGTTAGATATATTCAGACCACTAATTCAACTGAAGTACCTTGCAGTTCATTCAATTGAAAACTATGATTGGGAACTAAATCTTCCACATCTTGAAACTTTAATTGTGAGGAAGATAGCAAAGGGATCAACATTACCAACTAATTTTTGGAAAATGGAAAAATTAAGGCATGTTGAGACTCCTGAAGGTATTGCCGATCGGTACAAGGATAAGAAGGGGATGTTTGATGAATCCTCTAAATTGGAAAATTTGAGGATATTTAGGGAAGTTGTAATTAAGGAAGCTGATAACTTGAAGGTGTTGTTAAGGAAGTGTCCTAATCTTCAACAACTTGGCATCTCTTTTATGAAGGCTCCTACAGATGACTCAACGTTAGGTGAAGATGATTACGCAAAGCCTTTCCGTATCAATATGGAGAGTCACACCCATCTTCAATCACTTAGTCTTTTCTTTCCGGGGTCCCCAGTATTAGGCTTACAATTGCCTACAAATTTAAAGAAGTTGGTACTAAGCATGGTCCCTGCAGACAGGGCAGTTTCTTTCATTGCGGGACTACCAGTACTGGAGTATCTCCAATTAATGAATTACCAAGGCTGGAATAAATCCAAAGAGTGGTGCATTCCTCCAGATATCACGTTCCATAAACTTAAGTTGTTGAAACTGAAGAAGTTAGGTACCACAACATGGGATGCTTCAGAGGAATCCTTTCCCCAGCTTGAGACACTAGTTATAACGTATTGTTACGAACTCAAGGAGATCCCTCTTAGCTTTGCAGATATTCCAACACTGAAACAGGTTAAGTTGATTGGGTACTGGTCAGATTCTCTGAAGACTTCAGCTGTCAGAATAAAGGAAGACGTCATAGAGCACGAAGGAAATGACCGTATTGAAATCATTACCAAA TAA
- the LOC107864451 gene encoding putative late blight resistance protein homolog R1B-16 isoform X2: protein MVQNDIDDALDQLGMIKSGGDLSSVELDEIEDLELELRFLRTFIKYKNVLLPDSLVKITEKAQRIVKEIDFGIIPDELISQLQEFVEGNTSSMCNFELDDSDLTKYMDYLDENLNDSLRLLFGEPDPDMAKEVKILKKQLPYIQKRMRFLRYLYGTEINGCVGHEKLKGLRTQIQLMAENVGHFYLSLFGDEDHTLVSSCLCLIVLVELEMKKIFHGELKASKFTQSKTFREKKLPKGFSHHLNSLLVNLRNNKLKNVASARNINVAIEFLLVFLSDVPNHVITGKRLNEALVKIGVVVGDMLCVIKEDASKTDDAMIQILDKVEDLKVEVEERYKSLKYSPSNEFPTVGGLSFLHSFLRKLNDMLKSESSLDFMMRPYIRILDEDLSYLTFVFRDVANAQHKHEEILIDLQRRTVNLAYEAEVSIDSIVAQCNALSHFFYSLPAIIKESKQILAKVKEMSFQNLPLKPFSVVEPSKHLPTHRSNPVNDEEIVGFANESEKIIQYLIRGTHEIDVVPIVGMGGQGKTTIARKVYNNGNIVHYFDVRAWCIISQSYNRRDLLQEIFCQVAGKEDKGDKEDILAYELKQSLTGKRYLIVLDDMWDGKAWDDLRFSFPDGNRSRIVITTRLEEVAKQVKHHIDPYSLPFLTPDDSLKLLQKKVFQQESCPPSLQDVSKAVAERCKGLPLVIVLVAGIIKRNKMEASWWHEVKNSLVSYHGESEGYSLSTMQLSYDNLPDHLRPCLLYMGMFLEDARIPVSELISLWIAECFVQNIESRRLEETAEGYLNDLISSNVVMVSGRKYNGKVKYCQVHDVVLHFCLNKSREEKFMLAVKGNPDRFQSSRWKDRRVGFNFTDEVFSLGSKTFRQSLRSVIMTHEGNSCDWKSFSQFIQLKTMIGN, encoded by the exons ATGGTTCAAAATGACATTGACGATGCATTAGATCAGCTAGGAATGATCAAGAGTGGAGGTGATCTGAGTAGCGTAGAGCTTGATGAAATTGAGGATCTTGAACTGGAGCTAAGATTTTTGAGGACCTTTATAAAGTACAAAAATGTTCTTTTGCCTGATTCCTTGGTCAAAATCACAGAGAAGGCCCAACGGATTGTgaaggagattgattttggtataatTCCAGATGAACTAATATCACAGTTGCAGGAATTCGTTGAAGGTAATACCAGTTCAATGTGCAATTTTGAGCTGGATGATTCTGATCTGACGAAATATATGGATTACCTTGACGAGAATCTAAATGATTCGCTGAGGCTTCTATTCGGTGAGCCTGACCCTGATATGGCAAAGGAAGTGAAAATCCTTAAGAAGCAGTTGCCTTACATTCAAAAGAGAATGAGGTTTCTAAGATACTTATATGGCACAGAGATAAATGGTTGTGTCGGCCATGAGAAGTTGAAAGGTTTGCGGACCCAAATTCAGTTAATGGCTGAAAATGTCGGACACTTCTATCTTTCTCTTTTTGGTGATGAAGATCATACACTTGTGTCTTCCTGTTTATGCCTGATTGTATTAGTGGAGCTGGAAATGAAGAAGATTTTTCATGGTGAACTGAAGGCTTCAAAGTTTACTCAATCAAAAACTTTCAGGGAAAAGAAATTACCAAAAGGATTTTCACATCATCTCAACAGTTTGCTGGTGAATCTTAGAAATAATAAACTTAAGAACGTTGCCTCTGCTCGAAACATTAATGTGGCAATAGAGTTCTTGTTGGTTTTTCTCAGTGATGTGCCAAATCATGTTATTACTGGCAAGAGGTTGAATGAAGCCTTAGTAAAGATTGGAGTTGTTGTGGGTGACATGCTTTGTGTAATCAAAGAAGATGCTAGCAAGACTGATGATGCTATGATACAAATATTGGATAAAGTTGAAGATCTAAAGGTAGAAGTGGAAGAGAGGTACAAATCCTTAAAATACAGTCCATCTAATGAGTTCCCCACAGTTGGTGGATTGAgctttcttcattcttttttaagGAAACTGAATGATATgttgaaatctgaatcaagtttAGATTTCATGATGAGACCCTATATTAGAATTTTAGATGAAGATCTTTCTTATCTAACATTTGTGTTCAGAGATGTTGCAAATGcacaacataaacatgaagaAATTCTTATAGATCTTCAAAGGCGTACTGTTAATTTGGCATACGAAGCTGAAGTATCCATCGACTCTATTGTTGCTCAATGTAATGCTCTTTCGCATTTTTTTTACTCGCTTCCTGCAATCATCAAAGAGAGCAAGCAAATTCTTGCGAAGGTGAAGGAGATGAGTTTTCAGAACCTTCCTCTTAAGCCCTTCTCTGTGGTAGAGCCATCTAAGCATCTTCCAACTCATCGTAGCAATCCTGTGAATGATGAGGAGATAGTTGGATTCGCGAATGAATCAGAAAAAATAATCCAATATCTGATTAGAGGTACCCATGAGATAGATGTCGTCCCAATTGTTGGCATGGGGGGACAAGGGAAAACGACTATTGCCAGAAAGGTGTACAATAATGGCAACATTGTTCACTATTTTGATGTTCGAGCATGGTGCATCATTTCCCAATCATATAACCGGAGGGACCTATTACAAGAGATTTTTTGTCAAGTTGCCGGCAAAGAGGATAAGGGAGATAAGGAAGACATCCTTGCTTACGAGTTGAAGCAAAGCCTAACGGGAAAGAGATATCTCATTGTCTTGGATGATATGTGGGATGGTAAGGCATGGGATGACTTAAGGTTTTCGTTTCCTGATGGAAATAGAAGCAGAATAGTTATAACAACTCGACTTGAGGAAGTGGCTAAGCAAGTCAAGCACCATATCGATCCTTATTCTCTTCCATTCCTCACACCTGATGACAGTCTGAAGTTGTTGCAGAAAAAGGTGTTTCAGCAGGAAAGTTGCCCTCCTTCACTACAAGATGTGAGTAAAGCAGTTGCGGAAAGATGCAAAGGATTGCCTCTGGTGATTGTTTTGGTTGCTGGAATAATCAAAAGGAATAAAATGGAAGCCTCTTGGTGGCATGAGGTTAAAAATTCTCTGGTTTCCTATCATGGTGAGTCTGAAGGATATAGTCTTTCGACTATGCAGTTAAGTTATGACAACTTACCTGACCATTTAAGACCGTGCCTTCTTTACATGGGGATGTTTCTGGAGGACGCAAGAATTCCAGTGTCTGAATTGATAAGTTTATGGATAGCGGAATGCTTCGTGCAGAATATTGAATCTAGGAGATTGGAAGAGACAGCTGAAGGTTACTTGAATGATCTCATTAGCAGTAACGTGGTGATGGTTTCAGGTAGAAAATACAATGGAAAAGTCAAATACTGCCAGGTTCATGATGTAGTTCTTCACTTTTGTTTGAATAAGAGTAGAGAAGAAAAGTTTATGCTGGCAGTTAAGGGAAATCCTGACCGATTTCAATCTTCCCGTTGGAAGGATAGACGAGTGGGTTTCAATTTCACTGATGAGGTTTTTAGTTTGGGCTCCAAAACTTTCCGCCAAAGCTTGAGGTCAGTGATAATGACGCATGAAGGAAATTCTTGTGATTGGAAGTCCTTCTCTCAG TTCATTCAATTGAAAACTATGATTGGGAACTAA
- the LOC107864452 gene encoding putative late blight resistance protein homolog R1B-23, protein MADVALQFAVEILVPIIKETWKYIDSGKEDSANELLGELNRLKAFLQDAAKYRQSNSEQWKNFVKEVQVMVYEAEGLIDKLMVEMKLHQKKNKFEQIVDIKYHKTLKDLVEDIKAILGKVKNIREANLQAFQAKPILDYQPEIVAPGTQDTLLEENKVVGFDEEAKVVIKRLVKGTKDLDVIPVVGLPGLGKTTLAIKISKDPQVSYDFFLTIWVNVGPQSKLKGVFLSILKAFKKQTTEYQDMDVKELPKIICEFIDKGGKCLIVLDDVWTTDVVDAVMNVFPEKSKGHRIMITTRDGRIGRYANANPHMLKFLKMEESFQLLVNRVFGSNIRRCPVELIEHGESIAKQCFGVPLAVVVIAGALRGRTSKSDWKMVEDNVKHLINKDDDPKSCLKFVEMSYVYLPEEMKACFLYCGAFPQGFEIPAWKLIRLWISEGLINSNLTGSPEDIAEYYLNDLINRNLVIVVQKRANGQVKTCRIHDMLHQFCKIEANNEGLFHEVCEKTDQAGLSIPDLDSSRRLCIPLSLLKAFISTEPSAEHVRSFLCFSTKQKESEKLSNIQQLHKAFPLVRVLDVESLEFSFSKYFRELYHLRYISISVESSVLPMFFGKFWNLQTLIIYTKASTIEIKAEIWNMLRLRHVHTNVPAKLPSSTTHTVDESSRIQTLSKVAPESCREDVLARACNLRKLTIQGKMADFLEINMGGFNNFQKLKCLEQLKLLNDNVDRSMSGVLHLPPAFPKFLCKLKKLTLSNTRFAWSEASRLGQLECLEVLKLKENAFSGTIWDSEIGGFNQLKVLWIERADLKAWKVANLQFQRLQCLVVKSCDELEAVPIELADVRTLQEMTLEHTKKAIKSVNAIKCRKQEMHREHMQKAAESKSGTEIEGKKKVSEDMESFKFELTIFPPETADCNPKH, encoded by the exons ATGGCAGATGTAGCATTGCAATTTGCAGTGGAGATATTGGTTCCGATAATAAAGGAAACTTGGAAGTACATTGATAGTGGAAAAGAAGATTCTGCAAATGAACTACTGGGAGAACTTAATCGTTTAAAGGCCTTCTTGCAGGATGCTGCAAAATATCGTCAAAGCAACAGTGAACAGTGGAAAAACTTTGTCAAGGAAGTCCAAGTTATGGTATATGAAGCTGAGGGTCTCATTGATAAGCTCATGGTTGAGATGAAGCtgcaccaaaagaaaaataaatttgaacaGATCGTGGATATTAAATATCACAAAACCCTTAAGGATCTTGTAGAAGACATCAAAGCAATTCTTGGAAAGGTGAAGAATATTCGCGAAGCAAATCTGCAGGCTTTCCAGGCAAAGCCAATCCTTGATTATCAGCCGGAAATTGTTGCCCCCGGCACACAG GATACTTTATTGGAAGAAAACAAAGTTGTCGGTTTTGATGAGGAAGCAAAAGTAGTGATCAAGCGACTTGTTAAAGGAACCAAAGATTTAGATGTTATCCCTGTGGTGGGGTTGCCTGGACTAGGCAAAACCACTCTGGCAATAAAAATCTCTAAAGATCCGCAAGTTTCCTATGATTTTTTCCTGACCATTTGGGTGAACGTAGGCCCGCAATCCAAACTGAAGGGGGTCTTCCTTAGTATTCTGAAAGCGTTCAAGAAACAGACTACAGAATATCAAGACATGGATGTGAAGGAATTGCCAAAGATAATATGTGAATTCATTGACAAAGGCGGCAAATGTCTCATTGTATTGGATGACGTGTGGACAACAGACGTTGTGGATGCTGTCATGAATGTTTTCCCCGAAAAAAGCAAAGGCCACCGTATCATGATCACCACTCGTGATGGACGTATTGGTAGATATGCCAATGCTAATCCTCACATGTTGAAATTTCTGAAAATGGAGGAAAGTTTCCAATTGTTGGTAAATAGAGTTTTTGGCAGTAATATCCGAAGGTGTCCTGTAGAGTTAATAGAACATGGGGAAAGCATCGCAAAACAATGTTTTGGAGTGCCACTTGCAGTTGTGGTAATTGCAGGAGCTCTAAGAGGACGCACCAGCAAAAGTGACTGGAAAATGGTTGAGGACAATGTAAAACACCTTATAAATAAAGATGATGACCCAAAAAGCTGCTTGAAATTTGTGGAAATGAGTTATGTTTATCTACCCGAAGAGATGAAGGCGTGTTTCCTATATTGTGGTGCCTTTCCACAAGGCTTTGAAATTCCTGCTTGGAAGTTGATCCGCTTATGGATTTCTGAGGGATTGATAAACTCCAACTTAACAGGAAGCCCCGAGGATATAGCAGAGTATTACTTGAACGACCTTATCAACAGGAACTTAGTAATAGTAGTGCAGAAAAGGGCTAATGGTCAAGTAAAAACATGCCGTATTCATGACATGTTACACCAGTTTTGCAAGATAGAGGCTAATAACGAAGGTCTTTTCCACGAAGTATGTGAAAAAACAGATCAGGCTGGTCTTTCTATACCAGATCTAGATAGTTCTCGTCGCTTGTGTATTCCACTCTCTCTTTTGAAAGCTTTTATCTCCACCGAACCATCTGCTGAGCATGTTAGATCATTCTTGTGTTTTTccacaaaacaaaaagaaagtgaGAAGCTTAGCAACATTCAACAACTCCACAAAGCCTTTCCACTGGTCAGGGTCTTGGATGTTGAATCCCTTGAATTTAGTTTCAGCAAGTATTTCAGAGAGCTATATCATTTGAGGTACATTTCCATCTCAGTTGAAAGCAGTGTCCTTCCGATGTTCTTTGGTAAATTTTGGAATTTACAAACTCTTATAATTTATACAAAGGCATCCACCATTGAAATTAAAGCTGAAATATGGAACATGCTACGGTTGAGGCATGTGCACACCAATGTCCCTGCAAAATTGCCATCCTCTACTACCCACACAGTAGATGAATCTTCTCGCATACAAACTTTGTCTAAAGTTGCACCAGAAAGTTGCAGAGAAGATGTGCTTGCGCGGGCTTGTAATCTCAGAAAACTAACTATTCAAGGGAAAATGGctgattttcttgaaattaacATGGGTGGGTTCAACAACTTTCAAAAGCTAAAGTGCCTGGAGCAATTGAAACTGTTGAATGATAATGTAGACAGATCCATGAGCGGAGTTCTTCACCTTCCCCCCGCATTCCCCAAATTTCTATGCAAACTGAAGAAGTTAACTTTGTCAAATACAAGGTTTGCTTGGAGCGAGGCGAGTAGATTGGGGCAGTTGGAATGCCTTGAGGTCCTAAAGCTAAAAGAAAATGCATTTAGTGGGACAATATGGGATTCAGAGATTGGAGGTTTTAACCAACTAAAGGTATTATGGATTGAAAGGGCAGACCTTAAAGCTTGGAAGGTCGcaaatcttcaatttcaaagACTTCAGTGTCTTGTTGTTAAATCCTGCGATGAGCTTGAGGCTGTACCAATTGAGTTGGCTGATGTACGTACCCTTCAAGAAATGACGCTGGAGCACACAAAAAAGGCTATCAAATCTGTGAACGCTATCAAATGCAGGAAGCAAGAGATGCATCGTGAGCACATGCAGAAAGCTGCAGAAAGCAAATCTGGAACAGAAATCGAAGGCAAGAAAAAGGTGAGTGAAGATATGGAGAGTTTCAAATTCGAGCTCACTATATTCCCCCCTGAAACGGCTGATTGCAACCCCAAACATTGA